CGCAGTGCTTGACGCAATGGACGAGTGGAACAAGAACACTCACGGTCGCTCCGGTCTGATCGACAAGGTCAAGGCCTCGACATTGACCGAGGATGAAGCTTCGCGGCAGATGATCGACTTTCTTGCGAACCACGTGCCGAAAGGCGCGAGCCCGCTGTGCGGCAACAGCGTGCATCAGGATCGCCGCTTCATGGTTCGCTACATGCCGAAGCTTGAAGCGTACTTTCATTACCGCAATCTGGACGTCAGCACACTCAAGGAACTGGCTGCCCGCTGGGCGCCTGAGGTGAAGAAGAGCTTCCAGAAGAAGACCCGGCACACGGCGCTGGCTGATGTCTACGAAAGCATCGACGAGCTGAAGCACTACCGTGATCACTTCATCCGGTTGCCGCAGGCGGTGCCAGCGACGAGTGCTGGGCGTGACGAACTGACCGCCGGAGGCGGTGATTGAAGTTTTGTTCTGCGTGCGGCAGCGCTGACATCGGGCTGCGCATTCCCGACGGTGACCACCGTGAACGCTATGTCTGCAGCAACTGCAGCACCGTGCATTACAAAAATCCGCTGATCGTTTGTGGTGTGGTGCCGGTATTTGAAGATCGGGTCATGCTTTGCCGCCGTGGCATTGAGCCACGCTACGGCAAGTGGACGCTGCCGGCGGGTTTCATGGAAAACGGCGAATCGGTGGAAGAAGGTGCCCAGCGCGAATTGCTGGAGGAAGCCGCCGCGACGGTGACGCTCGGGCCGCTG
This is a stretch of genomic DNA from Casimicrobium huifangae. It encodes these proteins:
- the orn gene encoding oligoribonuclease — protein: MPQNQNHLIWLDMEMSGLDPEICRVLEVAIVITDKDLNTVAEGPVLVVHQPDAVLDAMDEWNKNTHGRSGLIDKVKASTLTEDEASRQMIDFLANHVPKGASPLCGNSVHQDRRFMVRYMPKLEAYFHYRNLDVSTLKELAARWAPEVKKSFQKKTRHTALADVYESIDELKHYRDHFIRLPQAVPATSAGRDELTAGGGD
- a CDS encoding NUDIX hydrolase, with translation MKFCSACGSADIGLRIPDGDHRERYVCSNCSTVHYKNPLIVCGVVPVFEDRVMLCRRGIEPRYGKWTLPAGFMENGESVEEGAQRELLEEAAATVTLGPLLTVLSVPYISQVHMMYLGTMSEPKFATTPESTEIALFGEHEIPWKELAFRTVKTALEHYFECRRSGEFTLKRAKIE